A single window of Desulfatiglans sp. DNA harbors:
- a CDS encoding GntR family transcriptional regulator, with protein MSIIISQTSPRPIYEQIEDRIRTLIVSGDLNDGDELPSIRTLAQDLRVSVITVKRAYDELVAAGFLTSVQGKGCYVSVKNKELFREQRMRIVEEKLDEAANEAKRIGMTLDELQSMLMIVFEEEK; from the coding sequence ATAAGCATAATCATATCCCAGACCTCGCCCAGGCCCATCTATGAACAGATAGAGGACCGAATCAGGACTCTTATTGTTTCAGGGGATCTTAACGACGGGGATGAACTCCCATCCATTCGCACCCTGGCGCAGGACTTGAGGGTGAGTGTCATCACAGTAAAAAGGGCCTATGACGAACTGGTTGCAGCGGGATTTCTTACTTCGGTTCAGGGTAAGGGTTGCTATGTATCTGTAAAGAACAAGGAATTATTCAGGGAGCAGCGGATGCGGATCGTGGAAGAAAAGCTTGATGAGGCGGCAAACGAGGCAAAACGCATTGGCATGACCTTAGATGAATTGCAGTCAATGCTGATGATCGTATTTGAGGAGGAAAAATAG
- a CDS encoding 3-keto-5-aminohexanoate cleavage protein: protein MEKRNTNKLIISCCLSGAGTTREMAPAVPLHPDEIAADVVRVVKAGAAIVHIHIRDDEGKKSMSIDKFTQAVELTRAACKKENLDVIINLTTSGGSYIDDERINHLAKLRPEMCSYDSGTLNWANSFVFENHPRFLEKLTKAVLEYDVKPEVEVFDTGFMGNTAFYIKKHGLKVPTHYQFIMNVPGGMPGTVKNLAFLVEMLPAGSTWSVSGIGSAHMPMMLAALAMGADGIRVGLEDNVVFDVDKDGKKIIGANEQFVKRAADLARLSGREIANAEEARKLLGITRKCL, encoded by the coding sequence ATGGAAAAAAGAAATACCAATAAACTGATCATATCATGCTGCCTTTCAGGCGCAGGGACAACAAGGGAGATGGCTCCTGCTGTTCCCCTGCACCCGGATGAGATTGCAGCCGATGTTGTTCGTGTAGTCAAGGCAGGCGCTGCCATAGTTCATATACATATACGTGATGACGAGGGTAAAAAATCCATGTCAATTGACAAGTTTACACAGGCGGTTGAGCTTACACGCGCTGCATGTAAAAAGGAAAACCTGGATGTCATCATTAACCTCACCACCTCAGGCGGTTCATACATTGATGATGAACGTATTAACCACCTGGCAAAACTGAGGCCCGAGATGTGTTCATACGATTCAGGCACACTCAACTGGGCAAATAGTTTTGTATTTGAAAATCATCCGCGCTTTCTTGAAAAGCTCACCAAGGCGGTGCTTGAGTATGATGTAAAGCCAGAGGTTGAGGTGTTTGATACAGGCTTTATGGGGAACACCGCATTCTATATCAAAAAACACGGGCTCAAGGTGCCCACCCACTACCAGTTTATTATGAACGTACCCGGTGGCATGCCAGGCACAGTAAAGAACCTTGCCTTCCTTGTTGAGATGCTTCCGGCAGGATCAACATGGTCTGTATCAGGGATTGGTTCAGCCCATATGCCCATGATGCTTGCCGCCCTCGCAATGGGTGCAGATGGTATCCGAGTAGGGCTTGAGGATAACGTGGTATTTGATGTTGATAAAGATGGTAAAAAGATAATAGGCGCAAACGAACAGTTTGTAAAACGGGCTGCGGACCTTGCAAGGCTCTCCGGCCGTGAAATAGCCAATGCAGAAGAGGCAAGAAAGCTCTTGGGTATCACCAGGAAATGCCTGTAG
- a CDS encoding PaaI family thioesterase, which yields MKSKFFQDYYPENYSYCYGCGRLNEKGMHIKSEWDGDEGVCRYTPDKSKTGGFPEFLYGGIIASLIDCHCAGTAAAAKERQDGFEPGERPMHRFVTASLKVDYLKPTPVGEELEIRASVKEIKGRKITLTATLSASGTITAKGEAVMVMIPEEESKN from the coding sequence ATGAAAAGTAAATTTTTTCAGGATTATTACCCTGAGAACTACTCCTACTGCTATGGATGCGGCAGGCTCAATGAAAAGGGTATGCACATTAAAAGCGAGTGGGATGGAGATGAAGGGGTATGCCGTTATACCCCTGATAAAAGCAAGACCGGGGGTTTCCCGGAATTTTTATACGGGGGTATTATCGCCTCCCTGATTGATTGCCATTGTGCCGGGACAGCTGCGGCTGCAAAAGAGAGGCAGGATGGTTTTGAGCCGGGGGAAAGGCCAATGCATAGGTTTGTAACCGCATCCCTCAAGGTGGATTATCTCAAGCCCACCCCTGTTGGGGAAGAGCTTGAGATAAGGGCATCAGTAAAGGAGATAAAAGGTAGAAAGATCACCCTAACTGCAACCCTCTCTGCCTCAGGTACGATTACTGCAAAGGGCGAGGCTGTAATGGTGATGATACCCGAAGAGGAAAGTAAAAATTAG
- a CDS encoding 3-oxoacid CoA-transferase subunit B codes for MDDAKNIIARRIAQELHDGDVVNLGIGLPTLVANYLPEGVDITIQSENGVLGVNGSPEKGKEDPDLINAGGKHITVRKGSSYFDTATSFGIIRGGHVDATVLGALEVDEKGNLASHMVPGKMVSGMGGAMDLATGAKKIIIGTLHTNNGKAKILKNLTLPITAVGVVKLIVSEMAVIEVSPLGLVLKEIAEGTTVEQVKAATEAELMLSPDLKTFSVQ; via the coding sequence ATGGATGATGCAAAAAATATAATAGCAAGGAGAATTGCACAGGAGCTGCATGATGGTGATGTGGTAAATCTTGGTATTGGTCTGCCTACCCTGGTCGCAAATTACCTGCCCGAAGGGGTTGATATAACAATACAATCCGAAAATGGTGTTCTTGGTGTGAATGGCTCCCCTGAAAAAGGAAAAGAAGACCCGGACCTTATTAATGCCGGGGGAAAACACATAACCGTCAGAAAAGGGTCCTCCTATTTTGATACTGCCACATCATTCGGCATTATACGAGGCGGTCATGTGGATGCCACTGTTCTTGGCGCCCTTGAGGTGGATGAAAAGGGAAACCTGGCAAGCCACATGGTGCCGGGCAAGATGGTATCTGGTATGGGTGGCGCAATGGACCTTGCAACAGGGGCAAAGAAGATAATAATAGGCACACTTCATACAAACAATGGAAAAGCCAAGATCCTGAAGAACCTGACACTCCCTATAACGGCTGTGGGTGTTGTAAAACTGATTGTCTCTGAAATGGCAGTTATAGAGGTTTCACCTTTAGGTCTTGTCTTAAAAGAAATAGCAGAAGGGACAACCGTTGAACAGGTAAAGGCTGCCACTGAGGCGGAGCTTATGCTAAGCCCGGATCTTAAGACCTTTTCTGTTCAATAA
- a CDS encoding CoA transferase subunit A → MKNKVINITEAVDKMPDGASIMIAGFLGNGTPHNIIDAILAKGIKNLTIISNDTGITGIGISKLIAAKVVKKVMTSHIGTNPETGKQMMAGTLEVELVPQGTLAERIRAAGAGLGGVLTPTGVGTDVAHGKQTLVLNGKEYLLELPIKADFAILGATIADTFGNSFFNGTTKNFNPVMSTAADTVIVEAAKIVEPGELDPNVVMVHGIFVDYIVRSNSNG, encoded by the coding sequence ATGAAAAACAAGGTTATAAATATAACTGAGGCAGTTGACAAGATGCCTGATGGTGCGAGCATCATGATAGCAGGTTTTCTTGGTAATGGAACTCCTCATAACATAATTGACGCTATTCTGGCAAAGGGCATAAAAAACCTGACCATTATTTCAAATGATACCGGCATTACAGGCATCGGTATATCAAAACTGATCGCCGCAAAGGTTGTGAAAAAGGTTATGACTTCACATATAGGCACAAATCCTGAGACCGGTAAACAGATGATGGCCGGCACATTAGAGGTGGAGCTTGTTCCCCAGGGAACCCTTGCTGAAAGGATACGCGCTGCCGGGGCCGGCCTTGGAGGAGTTCTTACACCTACCGGGGTTGGTACAGATGTGGCACATGGTAAACAGACCCTGGTGCTGAACGGTAAAGAGTATCTACTTGAGTTACCCATAAAGGCGGATTTTGCGATTCTTGGGGCAACTATTGCCGATACCTTTGGCAACTCATTTTTTAATGGTACTACAAAGAATTTTAATCCCGTTATGTCCACAGCTGCTGATACTGTCATAGTAGAGGCAGCAAAGATAGTTGAACCGGGAGAACTGGACCCGAATGTAGTAATGGTCCATGGGATATTTGTAGACTATATTGTAAGGAGCAATTCAAATGGATGA
- a CDS encoding acyl-CoA dehydrogenase — protein MDFKLSEEHQMIKDMCRKFADQVLKPKATEYNKQHKFPAKAIQQLGEMGIMGVVYPEEYNGAGMDYISYAIAVEELSRGGASTGVTVSAHNSLCLSPIYYFGTEEQKKKYMPKLCSGEHIGCFGITEPGAGSDASGTATRAERKNGKWVLNGTKSFITNGGVASVAVVMAKTSKDAGHKGLSMFIVEKGTPGFSVGKIEDKMGILSSSTTELVFEDCEIPEENILGKEGQGFKIAMHTLDGGRVGIAAQALGISQAAMEEAIAYSKIRKQFNQPIAEFQAIQWMIADMATDIEAARLLTYQAADMMNSGDRQKYSKYCAMAKLFASEASHRVTHKALQIFGGYGYTTEYPMERYCRDARITEIYEGTSEIMRLVIASNMLKS, from the coding sequence ATGGATTTCAAATTAAGTGAAGAACATCAGATGATAAAAGATATGTGCAGGAAGTTTGCTGACCAGGTATTAAAACCAAAGGCAACAGAATATAACAAACAGCACAAATTTCCGGCAAAGGCGATCCAGCAGCTCGGGGAAATGGGGATAATGGGCGTTGTATATCCTGAGGAGTATAATGGCGCAGGCATGGACTACATCTCTTACGCTATAGCAGTGGAAGAGCTTTCACGGGGTGGCGCCTCAACAGGCGTTACAGTATCTGCACATAATTCACTCTGCCTCTCACCCATATATTATTTTGGCACAGAAGAGCAGAAGAAAAAATATATGCCCAAGTTATGTTCAGGCGAGCATATTGGCTGCTTCGGTATAACAGAACCGGGTGCAGGCTCAGATGCATCAGGAACAGCAACCAGGGCGGAACGTAAAAATGGAAAGTGGGTGCTTAATGGCACAAAAAGTTTTATAACAAACGGCGGGGTAGCAAGTGTAGCGGTAGTTATGGCAAAGACATCCAAGGATGCCGGGCATAAAGGTCTCTCCATGTTTATCGTTGAAAAGGGTACACCCGGATTTTCAGTAGGCAAGATCGAAGACAAGATGGGTATACTCTCTTCTTCTACAACCGAGCTTGTTTTTGAAGATTGTGAAATACCTGAAGAGAACATTCTGGGCAAGGAGGGCCAGGGTTTTAAGATAGCAATGCACACCCTTGACGGCGGACGTGTAGGTATTGCCGCGCAGGCATTGGGCATCAGCCAGGCGGCAATGGAAGAGGCTATTGCCTATTCAAAGATCAGGAAACAGTTTAACCAGCCTATCGCAGAATTCCAGGCTATACAGTGGATGATCGCTGACATGGCTACCGATATAGAGGCAGCAAGGCTTCTGACCTATCAGGCCGCTGACATGATGAACAGCGGTGACAGGCAGAAATACTCCAAATATTGTGCAATGGCAAAGCTGTTTGCATCAGAGGCATCCCACCGTGTTACTCATAAGGCACTGCAGATCTTCGGCGGTTACGGTTACACCACGGAATACCCGATGGAGAGATATTGTCGTGATGCAAGGATTACAGAGATATATGAAGGCACGTCAGAAATCATGAGACTGGTTATTGCATCCAATATGCTTAAATCCTAA
- a CDS encoding AbrB/MazE/SpoVT family DNA-binding domain-containing protein — translation MTSIKLNNAVNRNPKGHIDQILKEFEKGCDEAIIRREGKRLIIEPKKRSEDTNNRPASRGLTFLPLGDIRI, via the coding sequence ATGACCAGTATAAAGTTGAATAATGCAGTTAATCGGAATCCAAAGGGCCATATAGATCAGATACTCAAGGAGTTTGAAAAAGGCTGTGATGAGGCAATCATTAGAAGAGAAGGAAAGAGGCTGATTATAGAGCCCAAAAAGAGATCAGAGGATACAAACAACAGGCCTGCGAGTCGAGGCCTGACTTTTTTGCCCCTTGGTGATATCAGGATATGA
- a CDS encoding HAMP domain-containing protein produces MKLTIFKRLMAGFFLILLVVVALSTYSVLKFSELNQAIRSISEVDSETLRYADRLRDGIYTLRKFERKYVISEDKDFLDQFNETGKSFLRDLDQLKGLLSAAGNYERAALLRDACKKYSMKVEEEAEHVINKTGYDKRGFEEQKQALVDEVIGHLDVLREATEKAINNRIRMSGEVGQEALRVIMIMSVSSLVMAVLIAFFISRTIHRPVRLLIKGIKEIARGRFEKHIEISSPPEINELAGAFNNMCDRLKEVDELKADFIAGVSHEFRTPLAVIREAIGLYVESLEKRPAEKQQKLLTIIEEECERLITSVNRVLNLSRMDAGIAEYHMEKYSITHLVAIALSKVQPIAQRKNITLEYNPGHIVSNAFIDPEKMGLVLDNLLGNALKFTPEKGRVSVRVIERDAVLSDAGGKEKKRIIEVSISDTGPGIPEKHIHEIFDKYRKLHEKGTGLGLYISRQIINAHGGEIWVESNGKTGSTFFFTVPLSL; encoded by the coding sequence ATGAAACTTACTATCTTTAAAAGATTGATGGCAGGCTTTTTTCTGATCCTCCTGGTGGTGGTGGCGCTTTCCACCTATTCTGTCCTGAAATTCAGTGAGCTGAACCAGGCCATACGTTCTATCAGCGAGGTTGACAGCGAGACATTAAGGTATGCTGACCGCCTTAGAGATGGCATCTATACCTTAAGGAAATTTGAAAGAAAGTATGTTATCTCCGAAGATAAGGATTTTCTAGACCAGTTTAATGAGACCGGAAAATCCTTTCTGCGCGATCTTGATCAGTTAAAGGGACTCCTTAGCGCGGCAGGGAATTACGAGAGGGCTGCATTATTAAGAGATGCCTGTAAAAAGTATTCAATGAAGGTAGAAGAAGAGGCAGAACATGTAATAAATAAGACCGGCTATGATAAAAGGGGGTTTGAAGAGCAGAAACAGGCGCTGGTTGACGAGGTCATCGGGCATCTGGATGTGCTTAGAGAGGCAACTGAAAAGGCGATCAACAACAGGATCAGGATGTCGGGGGAGGTTGGCCAGGAGGCGCTCAGGGTTATCATGATTATGTCGGTGTCATCGTTAGTCATGGCTGTACTGATAGCCTTTTTTATCTCCCGGACAATTCACCGGCCTGTCCGCCTACTTATAAAGGGGATCAAGGAGATCGCACGGGGAAGATTTGAAAAGCACATTGAGATATCATCTCCGCCTGAGATAAACGAGCTAGCAGGGGCCTTTAATAATATGTGTGACAGATTAAAGGAGGTAGATGAACTCAAGGCAGATTTTATTGCTGGTGTGTCTCATGAGTTCCGGACGCCCCTTGCTGTAATCAGGGAGGCCATAGGCCTTTATGTAGAGTCGCTTGAAAAGAGGCCCGCAGAAAAGCAACAAAAGCTCCTTACCATAATTGAGGAGGAGTGCGAAAGGCTTATTACATCGGTCAACAGGGTGCTTAACCTGTCCAGGATGGATGCCGGGATAGCAGAATATCATATGGAGAAATACAGTATTACACACCTGGTGGCGATAGCCCTTTCAAAGGTACAGCCGATTGCCCAGAGAAAAAATATAACTCTGGAGTATAACCCCGGGCATATTGTATCTAACGCATTTATTGACCCTGAAAAGATGGGTCTGGTGCTTGACAACCTTCTTGGCAATGCGCTTAAATTCACCCCTGAAAAAGGGAGGGTCTCTGTAAGGGTCATTGAAAGGGATGCGGTGTTGAGCGATGCAGGCGGGAAAGAAAAAAAACGTATTATTGAGGTCTCTATTTCCGATACAGGCCCTGGCATACCGGAGAAACATATACATGAGATATTTGACAAATACAGAAAATTACATGAAAAGGGTACAGGTCTTGGTCTTTATATTTCAAGACAGATCATTAATGCCCATGGAGGAGAAATATGGGTAGAAAGCAATGGAAAAACAGGAAGCACCTTCTTTTTTACTGTGCCTCTCTCCTTGTGA